Proteins found in one bacterium genomic segment:
- a CDS encoding methylmalonyl-CoA mutase family protein, producing MKNEKNTAVINESDETTVEQKRWEKETHDPSLKKMPERKIPFTTVSGMSIKNLYAPADVQGIDFNKEIGWPGEYPYTRGIHPTMYRSKLWTMRQFTGFGTAAQTNERLRYLVSSGGTGLSIAFHLPTLMGHDSDHPNSRGEVGKCGVAIDSLQDMETLFSGIPLDHVTTSMTTNAPATILLSMYRAAAEKQGCNAQSLSGTIQNDILKEYLAQKTYIYPPRPSMRLIVDTFSYCAKELHRWNSISISGYHIREAGSTAVQELAFTLYDGIEYVRWALEAGLEIDEFAPRLSFFFNAHNDLFEEVAKYRAARKIWARVMKERFKAKNARSWLLRFHTQTAGCSLTAQQPYNNVVRVAIQALAAVLGGTQSLHTNSLDETLALPTEEAVTIALRTQQIIAHESGVTNTVDPLAGSYFVERLTKDMEDATYAYFDKLDSMGGMVAAIERGYPQKEIADASYEYARACERNEKIIVGVNQFYTDDDPKLLETLYIDENIEKEQIERVQALKKSRDQDEVSRTLDRVREAARGTANMMYPIYDAVRAYATLGEICDAMRDVFGEYTEPEIV from the coding sequence ATGAAAAACGAAAAGAACACGGCCGTGATCAATGAGAGTGATGAGACCACGGTTGAACAGAAGCGGTGGGAAAAAGAGACGCACGATCCTTCCTTGAAAAAGATGCCGGAAAGAAAGATTCCGTTTACGACCGTATCAGGAATGTCGATCAAGAATCTTTATGCGCCTGCGGACGTTCAGGGCATCGATTTCAACAAAGAGATCGGATGGCCGGGTGAGTATCCTTACACGCGCGGCATTCATCCGACAATGTACCGTTCCAAACTCTGGACAATGCGGCAATTCACCGGATTTGGAACTGCTGCGCAAACCAACGAGCGTTTGCGTTACCTCGTTTCCAGTGGCGGAACCGGTTTGAGCATTGCGTTTCATCTTCCCACTCTGATGGGTCATGATTCCGATCATCCGAATTCGCGCGGAGAAGTGGGCAAGTGCGGAGTTGCCATTGATTCTTTGCAGGATATGGAAACGTTGTTCAGTGGAATACCTTTGGATCACGTAACCACAAGCATGACCACCAACGCGCCCGCCACCATCCTGCTTTCGATGTATCGAGCTGCTGCCGAAAAACAGGGATGCAATGCCCAATCTTTATCGGGAACAATTCAAAATGACATTCTCAAAGAATACCTTGCGCAAAAAACTTACATCTATCCTCCGCGTCCTTCCATGCGGCTGATTGTCGACACGTTTAGCTATTGCGCAAAGGAGTTGCACCGCTGGAACAGCATCAGCATCAGCGGATACCACATCCGTGAAGCCGGTTCCACGGCCGTTCAAGAACTTGCGTTCACTCTCTATGACGGTATTGAATATGTGCGATGGGCACTCGAAGCGGGCCTGGAAATTGATGAATTCGCGCCTCGACTTTCATTTTTCTTTAACGCGCACAATGATCTATTTGAAGAAGTCGCAAAGTACCGCGCCGCAAGGAAGATCTGGGCGCGCGTGATGAAAGAGCGTTTCAAAGCGAAGAACGCTCGCTCCTGGTTGCTCCGGTTCCATACGCAAACAGCCGGCTGTTCTCTGACTGCACAGCAACCGTACAACAACGTTGTCCGTGTTGCGATCCAGGCGCTGGCGGCAGTGCTGGGGGGGACCCAATCGCTGCACACCAATTCACTGGATGAGACTCTTGCGCTTCCCACAGAAGAAGCGGTTACCATCGCGCTCCGCACGCAGCAAATTATTGCGCATGAGAGCGGTGTTACTAATACGGTAGATCCTTTGGCGGGATCTTATTTTGTGGAACGTTTGACCAAAGACATGGAAGACGCAACTTACGCTTACTTCGATAAGCTCGATTCTATGGGAGGCATGGTAGCGGCCATCGAGCGCGGTTACCCGCAAAAGGAAATCGCGGACGCGTCCTACGAGTATGCGCGGGCCTGTGAAAGAAACGAGAAGATCATCGTAGGTGTAAATCAGTTCTATACGGACGACGATCCGAAGCTGCTGGAAACTCTTTACATCGATGAGAATATTGAAAAAGAGCAGATCGAGCGTGTACAGGCCTTAAAAAAATCACGGGATCAGGATGAGGTATCGCGTACACTGGATCGTGTGCGGGAAGCTGCGCGCGGAACTGCGAATATGATGTATCCGATTTACGATGCCGTGAGAGCGTATGCAACGCTCGGTGAGATCTGCGATGCCATGCGGGATGTGTTCGGCGAGTATACTGAACCAGAAATTGTTTAA
- a CDS encoding sensor domain-containing diguanylate cyclase: MKDQIARQREADRYKSLLEIGQSLVTITDLDQLLRKIIDVLAKEIQAERALIILRHPITGEMRIANSTANVDTSTLEDAILFSKTIVSDVVNKGKSIFSRDVIKDGTYSKTDSVMNLKIRSLMCVPLIAKQNGDIIGTVYVDNRSVGNIFSKEDLTLLESFATLAGMAIENAHLYELAIMDELTKCYVRRYFEQRVREEFSRAERQGSPLALLLIDVDQFKEINDRYGHPLGDTVLKEITTMIKRNLRTYDLLARLGGDEFAIILPEVTFQDAYRVSEKIRAACSQLVFPGVQSSTTISIGIACYPLHHVNNVESLLKKADVALYKAKQLGRNTSFFYGQQEMLELFGQVALDGVVANKMSLAELLEKMEVENRGDVSEEIDFIVGKSIDILKDLLEQVNHLKIMAVQMNNQIHQLDPASNKIADVISLLQKLVNRQSDLEHVIQDYTRMLQDLPLMKNQH; encoded by the coding sequence ATGAAGGACCAGATCGCGAGGCAACGTGAAGCAGATCGATACAAGAGTCTCCTCGAAATCGGACAATCCCTTGTTACCATTACAGACCTGGATCAATTGCTGCGCAAGATCATTGATGTGCTGGCAAAGGAGATTCAGGCAGAGCGCGCGCTGATTATTCTGCGGCATCCGATCACCGGAGAGATGCGCATCGCCAATTCCACAGCAAACGTGGATACTTCCACTTTGGAAGACGCTATCTTATTCAGCAAAACCATTGTCAGCGATGTGGTCAATAAGGGAAAATCCATCTTCAGCCGCGATGTGATCAAAGACGGCACGTATTCGAAAACGGATAGCGTGATGAACTTGAAGATTCGCAGTTTGATGTGTGTGCCCCTGATAGCAAAACAGAATGGCGATATCATCGGGACCGTTTACGTAGACAATCGCTCGGTCGGCAACATTTTTTCTAAAGAAGATCTTACTTTGCTGGAATCATTTGCCACGCTTGCCGGAATGGCAATTGAAAATGCGCATCTCTATGAGCTCGCCATCATGGATGAGCTCACAAAATGTTACGTGCGGCGCTATTTCGAGCAGCGCGTGCGCGAGGAATTTTCGCGCGCTGAACGGCAAGGAAGCCCTCTCGCGCTGTTGTTGATTGATGTGGACCAGTTCAAAGAGATCAATGATCGATACGGACATCCGCTGGGGGACACCGTCTTGAAAGAGATAACCACCATGATCAAGCGGAACCTGCGAACCTACGATTTACTTGCCCGTCTGGGTGGAGACGAATTTGCAATCATTTTGCCGGAAGTCACTTTTCAGGATGCTTATCGTGTTTCAGAAAAAATCCGGGCCGCTTGCTCACAGCTTGTTTTTCCGGGTGTGCAATCCAGTACCACAATCAGCATTGGGATTGCGTGCTATCCACTGCATCATGTCAACAACGTAGAATCGTTGTTGAAAAAGGCCGATGTGGCTCTGTACAAAGCGAAACAGCTTGGCAGAAATACCAGTTTCTTTTACGGACAGCAAGAAATGCTGGAGTTGTTTGGGCAGGTTGCTCTCGATGGCGTCGTCGCAAACAAAATGAGCCTGGCGGAGCTTCTCGAAAAAATGGAAGTCGAAAATCGCGGGGATGTGTCTGAGGAGATAGATTTCATTGTCGGTAAATCGATCGATATCCTGAAGGATCTGCTGGAACAGGTCAATCATCTGAAAATCATGGCCGTTCAAATGAACAATCAGATCCATCAACTGGATCCGGCGTCTAACAAAATAGCGGATGTGATCAGTTTGCTGCAGAAACTCGTGAATCGCCAGAGTGATCTGGAACACGTAATTCAGGATTATACGCGCATGTTGCAGGACCTTCCTCTGATGAAAAACCAGCATTGA
- a CDS encoding cobalamin B12-binding domain-containing protein — protein MKKKIRVLVAKPGLDGHDRGAKVIVRALRDAGMEAIYTGLRQTPEQIVQAALQEDVDAIGVSILSGAHNYVMPRIMELVQKNQMDDVMVFMGGIVPDQDIAELKKIGVKGIFLPGSSLDEIVNFVKENVRQD, from the coding sequence ATGAAAAAAAAGATCAGAGTGTTGGTTGCTAAGCCTGGGTTGGACGGCCATGATCGCGGCGCGAAGGTGATTGTGAGAGCCCTCCGCGATGCCGGGATGGAGGCGATCTATACGGGCTTGCGCCAGACTCCCGAACAAATCGTGCAGGCTGCGCTCCAGGAAGACGTCGACGCAATCGGAGTGTCTATACTTTCCGGCGCGCATAACTACGTGATGCCGCGAATCATGGAGCTTGTTCAGAAGAATCAGATGGATGATGTAATGGTTTTTATGGGGGGAATCGTTCCGGATCAGGACATCGCGGAGTTAAAAAAGATTGGGGTAAAGGGAATCTTTTTGCCGGGCAGCTCGCTGGATGAAATTGTCAATTTTGTTAAAGAGAATGTCCGCCAGGATTGA
- a CDS encoding mannose-1-phosphate guanylyltransferase — protein sequence MSTENLFAVILAGGKGERFWPLSTPENPKPFLKFFSDRSLLQQTFDRARSFVAVDRILLVAGKQHEKISKEQLPEMKPERILLEPAGRDTAAAIGFASLHLPSEALMLVLPADHLIPDQDLFANDIRLANDFAESHGGPVTFGIQPDRPETGYGYLKAAGSPLSPNLYNVECFVEKPDRARAEEYLRQGSYYWNSGIFLWRVSRIQELLEQHLPDLWKGLKSNQSYATLPRISIDFGVMQKADSVAMVKASFRWDDVGSWNSLPRILKTDEAGNLVWGSHVGLETTNCILYAESLTMVTAGIKDLVVIRRGDHILICHKDYAYRLKELLAKLPS from the coding sequence ATGTCCACTGAAAATTTATTTGCCGTCATCCTTGCAGGTGGAAAAGGGGAACGATTCTGGCCGCTAAGCACTCCAGAAAATCCAAAGCCATTCCTGAAATTCTTTTCCGACCGGTCTCTTCTGCAGCAAACTTTTGACCGCGCCCGTTCATTTGTTGCCGTTGACCGTATTCTTCTGGTTGCCGGGAAGCAGCATGAAAAGATTTCGAAAGAGCAGCTTCCGGAAATGAAGCCCGAACGAATTCTGCTGGAACCGGCCGGGCGAGACACCGCGGCGGCCATCGGGTTTGCTTCCTTGCATCTCCCGTCTGAAGCTCTGATGCTCGTGCTTCCTGCCGACCATCTGATTCCGGATCAAGACTTGTTTGCGAATGATATCCGGCTGGCGAACGATTTCGCCGAGAGTCACGGCGGACCTGTGACGTTTGGGATTCAGCCGGATCGACCGGAAACGGGTTATGGGTATCTGAAGGCAGCCGGATCGCCGCTCTCACCGAATCTCTATAACGTGGAATGCTTTGTTGAAAAGCCGGATCGTGCTCGGGCTGAAGAGTATTTGCGACAGGGATCGTACTACTGGAATAGTGGCATTTTTCTGTGGCGCGTGTCTCGCATTCAAGAGCTTCTTGAGCAGCATTTGCCTGATTTATGGAAAGGCCTGAAGTCGAATCAAAGCTATGCAACGCTTCCCCGCATCAGCATCGACTTCGGAGTGATGCAGAAAGCGGACTCCGTTGCCATGGTTAAGGCCTCCTTTCGCTGGGATGATGTTGGCTCCTGGAACTCGCTTCCCCGTATTCTCAAGACCGATGAAGCGGGAAACCTTGTCTGGGGGAGCCATGTGGGACTTGAAACAACCAATTGCATCCTGTATGCCGAATCTCTTACAATGGTGACTGCGGGGATTAAGGATTTAGTCGTAATACGGCGGGGAGACCACATCCTTATTTGTCATAAGGATTACGCATATCGGTTAAAGGAGTTACTCGCAAAACTACCATCATGA